The sequence AGATATTTCTAGTGCTTTAGAGGACGGGTCAGAGACTGGGCAGTCTCTATTTGCCACCCAAACCGCTCTTAACTCTGCTCTAGTTTTATACCATATGCCAACATAGTACTTGTGAGACTTACCAGGTGTGAAGAAACCCAGTTCGAAAATTCCGCTTTTAGAAGTAAGGGTCTGGTTCCATGCTAGAGGCTGACCTCGGTACATGGTATCAGATGCAGATGCAGTGGAGAGATGAGCTTTGAGTGACAAGATGAGAAGTAGAGCAAAATGAGACCATGCCTTCTTGCTTGTAGTATAGATTTCCTGCTTTTGGCTTCTTTGTGCCATACTACGATTGTTCATCTTTCTAGCTAATTTATCGAGTGAGTcttccattctctctctctaactaaTTTTATTAGAGTCGCTGTTTTTCTGTTTGAAATGTTTCAATTGAACCGAAGTACTACTTGCAATTAAAGATCCAAAACAGCCTCAAATCACGCCCCTTATGACTCTATTTATTCAAAGATATGAAATTTCCATGTGCGTACGTATTGCCAGCTCAAAATTCTACAATTATTTCTTGAAcatgaatttctttttcttctgtcCTTCCAGAAGCTCCCAAATTGGTAGATGAGGGTGGACTCAGGAAAACATGAAGACTTAGACACCCTTTGGGTCAGAGAAGTAACACATGCACAAACGAAAAAAATCCAGAAACACAAGCTTTGCCACTCAACAGTTTAATAGCTTTACCCATAAATCAGATGAATTTCAGGCAGGACGACCCAGGATTTTAAAGTTAGCGGggtcgggaaaaaaaaaaaaaaaaaaaaagatcatataatattaaaaaattataaataatcaaaTGGATGTTGCTAAATAcattaaattacaataatttatcaacaaagataaagacaaaaacaaaaacaaaataatattctttttaatactaggccgttacgatttttttttttttttttaaatttagagcattcacagtagTGACactaaaaattataacttttaacatttcaaaaatctttttagtgtgagtttggatagtAGTAGGAGTGGTGTTTTGTGCATCTATGTTTCACTTGACTGGTCTAGGCATTGTTTACAAGACCCGCAAGTATggaattcacaaaaaaaaaaaaaaaaaattaaaactaggTCTACACGAcactatttatatttaaaaattattttactacagtgtttttagcaataagttttcaattttcaacaaatatcggtatccaaacaaacccttaatcTATTTTACCAACTCGTTTTACCATACATCTAATatcaaatattctattttttttttatcatttcatttaaaataatataaacaactctttcttttcttttctttcatttaaaataatatttgcttattatttttttatcttttttaacaGGGGTTATAGAGATATTTGTTGTTATAAGTGTTTTGGTGCTTgaaaaatttttcattttcattgtaaagttataattttttttacttaccatgATTACATTTTGGTAAAATGATTCTCATACAAATTTGGAATATTACATTATTAATTTAAACAGAAAGGAGGAGAGTGTTTTTTCTCTTCAAGTTTGAGATCGAATGTTATTTTTCCAAACTTCAAGGGAGGGGAAtgtaattaccaaaaaaaaaaaaaaaatatatatatatatatatatatatacatattggACCCAGCAGGGCTTGTCCCTGATTTCAGGTTTTGTTAGTGTATCAATATCATGTAGGATcctattatcaaaatatatatatatatatcatgtagGATCCAAAACGaagaaattaatttaaaagAGAGGATGACctttattgatgaaaaaaatgagtgaAAATTGCTTGAAATGTTTGATCATGTTTAAAGGAAAGTAATTAAGGcaccaataaaaaagaaaagtgagtttATTCAAGTTCAGCTAAAAAAGAAGATAGAGGaacaccaaaaataatatttaaatttatagatGTTGTAAAATATGAAATGTCAATTAAGGAACTAACTGTGGGTTTGACTTTCGATAGAATAAAATGGCGGAAACgattatatatagattacaaaaTCATTTTCGACTAATGAGCAAAAGAGGACTTATTACAGGATTTACCATACAGTGCTGTAAAATTGGGGGCATTGGACAGCCACAAATCAGCAATAGATGATTCCCAATCAACCATAATAAATGCTAGTGTAGTCTTAGGAATAAGTTTCAGACATGAGCTTAATCTTTTCGTCGAAAACGTCAAAGATCAACCACaactataatttttataatgagATCTTTGTCATAGTTATATATGggtaaaaacataaaaatggaATAAGGGAAGAACAAGATCATAAGAAGGGTtgctaaaagaaaaacatttttagcACAGggtatacatacatacatacatacatacatacatactcATACTTTTCATCCTACTAAAATCCCCTGCAATTGGGGTCACAATAAATACACATGATATAAGTCATAGTGTctttgaattaaatttaaaagCACCATCAGCAAGCAAATTCAAAGCCTCAGGTTTCCTCTACTGTCCTAGGAACTCCGTTTGTAGTACTCTCTCACAGGAGGCAAGATGACTAATAATAAGGGTGAGGGATTTTGGACAGATGCTGATCAAGACCAAACCTGGGTGGAATGGCAACCAGAAGTAAGAAAGATTTGGTACGGTTGCTAAGAGTGCAAAGCCATAAACAAGTTCTGCTTCCGAGCATGTTCTGGAATAAGTTTATGGATGATATCAGGTGGTATGCCTGAGAGCTCTGCCaataagaataaaagaaaacGTTAGTAAGCATTAGAAGCCGGggcaaaaccaaaccaaaataaTTTCAACAGGTTCAAGAATGCACAAATGAGTACATTGTCTGTAACCAATGACAATTTCtcaattcattttcttttgtctaaTCAGGTACAATATTTCATACCATTAAGTAGGAGAAGTAGAAAAATAAAgctcaatatttttttgtcttcttaatcttcattttctttgggATAAGTAGTGTAGCTTcacttttatattcttttttgataagtaaagatGAAATTCAGCTTCACTTTTATATTCATATAACTGTTTTCAACATAGATAACATAAATGAcatttgatgaagaaaaaaagttataaattgtAAGAGACCCCCTTTCGAAAATAAGAAGCTCACGCTATTAATTGAGAAACATGCTTGCTATGAAAATAATGACGATGCTGATGAAagatatcaccaaaaaaaaagagagtatatAAAAAATTCTGAACTTTTACTACAATATTAATAAATCTGCGAAGGGAAAAGGATTAGTAAATGCAAGATCAGAAAGCACAATACTCATAAGATATGTTCATGCTGCTTCAAGGTTACTGAATTGCCCCACCTAAAGCTTTTCTCATCTAGGTTTGACAATACTACAACACAATCAAGCcactaatttctttttcattctttcttcttctacttctttttttattattattttaaaaaatattcataataacaACAATGAACTTCAAAGAATTAACAACATGAAGGAcaaagtaaaattttcaaagaaaaagtaGGAACACCATGATGGTATGATACGCTTATTTTATTCAGTATTTACCTGGGGctttaaaattaaagagaggAGGAAGAGGGCGGCCATTAGGAAGGCGAGTGTTTGGGTCCCTCAGCTCATCAAAGAAAGGATGAACGCAAGCTTCCAACTGCAGTACCACAACAAAAAAAGGCTGAGCATTGAATAATATTTTCTGGCCAAGTAAAGAATACAATGGAAATTAACTTACAGCAGTGCATCGCAAATTGGGAGAGTACTGAAAAAACCTACAAACGAGGTCCACTGCTTCTGGGGGTAAACGTTTTTGGAAGACCTGTTTAATGAGAATACCGTCAGAGAACAAAtttaaatgaagaagaaaaaaagagggggggagggggaggaaCAGACACATTGTTCGATTAAATGAGGCAAATAATTTGCATGGGCTAATATGAGCATGCAAAGACACTATTAAAGTAATCATAAATTCTTCTGGGGAATAACATGAAAGATTCCTAGGCTTCTAGAATAGCTAGCACAAGCCTTACCCTAAGCAGAAGTTATTCATGGTTTAAAGTTATTTCATGACCCATAATATATACCTACTGCTTCTCTCCCCATGCCAATGGCCAAGCCCCATTGTAATACCTCTCAGACTTCTTGACAGTCTCAAACCATTGGTCTATATACGcatttcctttcattttttttctaaaattactCAGTGCACCTAAAAACCAGCAAAGCATGCACATCAACATCTCAGGAGAGTCAAAACCACTTCCTCTTTGGTTCCTGAGCCAGAATCTTGCTCAAAAGTTCTACCTTTATATTTTTCCTACACAGTTACTATATAAATATGATCTTGGTCATATTAGATGTCCTCAACTTGCCAAAAAATGTCCAGTCCGAGGGATGTCTGATCTTAACACTTTCACTAAAGCATCCTCCAAAAACTGTGAAACTTAGACAGCCCACACGAAAAGGCACTCAAGAACAAAGACAATTGAAGACAATATAAAAATGGTACAAGCAAGGAAAAGGACATACCTTGTGCCATGGATGAGGCTTTATCTGTGGGAACTTAAATTCAGTATAATTTGGATTCATGCACTTTATCTCCTCCCTGGTTGGAGTTCCCAAAACCTggaaaaagttttaaataaatgaaacacTTATTTAGACTTATGTTAACCACTAAagagtatattttttagttttataatgACGAAAGATCTTGTACTCCTTGTTTCCTatttcacttccaaaaacaCAAGGTGAAAAGTCTTTAGCTAATACAATTGAGTTGATGTCAGTGGCCAAAATCCAAATCCCAAAATATGAATAGTAAAAAGGATATTCACAAAGAcagatgaaaaataataaagtaaccTCACCTTAATGATCTCAACTAGTTGGTCAACCCCACTTTCACCAGGAAACAAAGGCTGAAAGATAAGTTGCAATAAAAGTGTTAATGACAGTACACAAGACGGTAAAAACAGAGCTATTAATGACAGTACACAAGACGGTAAAAACAGAGCTAAGTCCGTATAATTTCAAGTATTGATCCACCTGTCCAAGAAGTAACTCAGCCATCACACAACCTGTAGACCATATATCTATCGCAGTTGTGTACTCAGTGGCACCAAATATGAGCTCTGGAGCACGATAATATCTTGAACAGATGTAAGAAACATTGGGTTCTCCTTTCACCTGATAAAATGCAAAAGGGATAAACTCAAAGCAAATAACAAAACACAACCATCAATAACCAAGGGGAGAGGCATGAAACTTACCAACTTTTTTGCACTCCCAAAATCACAAAGTTTCAGCTGATGTGTATGGGGATTGACCTGGACAGTGAACACTTAGCACTTTAGtgtgaaaattattgaaaaGGAAATATCCTGAAATGTGTAATTAGAAAGTCACCAAGAAATTCAACAGATTCTATACACATCAAAGAATCACAAAATACAACTAAGTCTTCATTATCAATAGATAAACTGAACTCATGGAATGATAGCAAACAACCAACATTTTTATAAGCCAAGTCGACCAAAAGATAGTCCAAAGTCATCCACATCCTAGAACTAAGTTACGAAAGCAACAATTATAATGTGCATGGGTTTCCACTTTATAAGAAATCCAATATAAGCATAATACTATCAAACATTTTGAAAGAACACAACTTTCTAACAATAACATGGGTTCTAAAGGAAACTGACGGCTTACATAGGTTAGAAAATTGTATGCTGAGATATGAAAGAAACTGACAGCTAATGATGAATTTGAAGtaagaaaatatgaattaatATAACAGGAAAATAGGGATCATGAAGCCATCCATCCCAtttcaaacaaaagaaattcaagaaaGAGGTGCAGATGAATGTACAATAACTAAATCAACTATATGGTATATCTGAAACCTGTGAAGCATGGATACTTCAAACTAATAGCTGTATCCATATTGGATATATTTCTAATACAGATACTTTCTAATACGATTGGATACttcccacctttttttttctttcactctctccatgtgaaactactttttttcttataagtaAACTCTCTCCATGTGAAACTAATAGCTTCTTAACTAGTTTTATATTTAGACATTGTCTGCCTTTTAGCCTCAGATATTatcttttaaactaaaatataaaaatatatacattttaaaaaaattattagcacTTTCATTGATAATGGAGAGGAAACAGATGTACAGGGTCTACACAAAGTGCTCCTAAAGAATTACATTCTAAAAGAGTCTATATAATCTACAACAGAATGCAGAATGCATATTGCCAGTGCCAAGTATATGAGACCACTCAAACAATGATCTCAAATGCAAGGATTTCAGCTCAGTAACCGAGACCGCCACTCCATTAAATGGGCAATTGTTTCTCCCCTTCCATATTACCCATATTCCAAACAGAAAGAGCTTCCATGTTTACCAAACCAATTCCTCCATCCAAAAAGTAAATCCCCAACTCTCTTTATTAATCAAAGTATTTCTACCATATCATATcccaagttttcaaaatttaatgtaTTGCCACGTCCATATTGTATCATATGTATATTTTGAATCTGCATCAGTGCTTCTTAGTCTGAAATTAAAAGGCATATTCATGATTATGGACATGTTATATTCCTTATACTTAAACAAGTATGCATGCATGTTTATATATGTACACATACTAGTGTACATATACAGATGTATTTTGACATAGAAGCCACATAACCTCCTTGCCATTTTATAATATATGGCATATCCATTGCACAAGTGCAATATGACCCCATCAGCATTTCTTGGTATTATATAGATTTGTCAATAATGTCTTGAGTACACTACCACCAAagtaatacatttttttattttttgcaaatgaaTTTAACATGCAACTGCCAATGAATGACCAGCTTCAATAAGCTTTAGTCAACCCACAGAATTAGTATGATAGATATCATGCATTCATGCAAATCAATAGTCACATGCAAAATAAGTCTTGAGCAACAAACACCAACTTCTTCAAAAAGAAGAATCTTACTAGTAGGTTTTGTGGCTTGATGTCACGATGACAAATATTAATACAATTATGTATGTAGGCAAGCGCTCTGCAGATCTGCACCcagaaaacaacaacaatgagAAACAGAACTCTAGCTGATAGCAGATAAGGTATTTCTTCTATATTGGTAAGCAACACATGCCCACATGAGTTTTAAACCCACAACCCCATCCTCCACCCCATTCTTACATGGAGAGAAAATTCCATATGAGTTGGAGCTCATTTGTATTAGTTTTTCCAACAAAAAGATTAACGTACATTtgagtttttttcttaagaCATAAAGCAAGAGGACATGCATTATATGTTTCCTCTGCACATGGCTACAACAATGCAATAGCTACAGCAGGAACATATAATGGGAACATAGTATGGCTTTcacattttacaaaacatcagCACGCTTTGAGCATAGAAATCATAAAATTCGAAAAAGCAGATGtggaattattttttaaatgcaaaaatcatataaatttgtaatatgtAAACACCATTCTTTAATCTTATCAAATGAAATGCTTATAAGTcacttgattataaaattggaaagtaaggagacccaaaaaaaaaccccaagGCATAGCTAGCCTAATACATTGGAAGAAACTACGCACTCTTTTTCACAAGTATTTTAAGGGATCCTTTTGAAACACTAGGACCATTAGAATAACTAAAAATCGGAGAAAAAGGAGAGACTTATTTATAGACAACACAACTTGGAGCTAAGTTTTGTCAACTTGAAAAAATTAATCCATGAATAACcctagaataaatacatttgcAGCTTTCATTTAGTagttaatatattaaaaataatatactaaCTTAAGAAGCTTTTAACAGGgcggttttttttattaaaaaagatatTCTATACGGCCAAACAAAAAGTAAGAAGAGGGAACCACAATTTTATAAGCCCGCATAATTGAATACAGTGATATTAAGGCTGCTGATAAAATGCAACTAACTACAATAATTTTTCCTGTTGAGGAACCAGCACCCAGATTTCATCCTCAAATCAATCGACAACACTTTCCTTATTACACAAACTTTGGATTTTAACCTAGGTGAGAAATAATAGGAAGAAAAGTAATGCAAAGAGAAATGTTAGGAAAACGTGTAAATTTCTCATAATATGTTAGGGTTTCTACAATAAAGTTTAAAATACCCAATGCATGAGCTATGTGAATTCTCTTTTCTATCCTCTATTTATACTTGTTTTACCAGTCTGAGTCAGGCAGGGGTCCTAATGATACAatgataaaactttttttttttgacaagtaagAAGATCAATGATAAAACTATAAAAGACTTAACTCATCTCCCACCAATGCTCAGCACTTTTGGTGAGGCAAAAAATGAGCCTGGTGGGAAGTTTACCTCACTCACTTCTCTTCATTTCTTTCCATTCATTCTCCAACTCATCCAAATATCCACACTAAAGAAATAATGTCTGAcgtattatatttttatatcataTAGCTAAACTATTATAAGCatcataaaagaataaaagatgccactccttttttttttttttcttttgatagatAAGATaagatttcattaaaaaagacTACTGGTGGGAAGTATACCTCACTCACTTCTCTTCATTTCTTTCCATTCATTCTCCAACTCATCCAAACCAGGGAAATAATGTCTGACCTATTATATTGCTATATCATATAGCTAAGCTATTATAAGCatcataaaagaataaaagatgccactcctttttttttttttcttttttgatagataagataagatttcattaaaaaagacTATTGCATGGAAAAGTGAAGGAAGTAGCCAAGAAACTACAGTAAAGACTCAAAACTATGTACAAGGATGCCACTTCTAAttgcatatacatatacactGAAGTATACCATAAAGATTATACTTCTATAAAACAACATTTCTAAAATTCCTTCAAGTCCTGATACACAGTTGCCATACCCATACATTCAATAATAAAGGCAAGATCCATGCAATAGAAATTTGTGTTcttgaaagcaaaacaatataattaatgatcaaaagaaatataccaaaacaaaaagaactaCCTGATAGGTATAAAGTTTAACATATATTAAGGGCATTCGCTGGTTGTTCCTGCTATAGGTTCTTGCAATACGGTTAACAGTTTCAGGGACAAATTCTAGTACAAGATTCAGATAAAGCTCTTCTTTGTCTGTAGTTGAAAAGAAACAATGCTTAAGGGCAACAATATTTGGATGATCCAACATCTGCATTATCTGTAACTCCCTATTCTTGTAGCGCTTGTCTTGTAGAACCTTCTTTATAGCAACAATCTCTCCAGTTTCTCTACATTTTGCCTGCacagaaaatataattatttcaaCAATGTGAAATTAtgtcaaaatgaataaaaagtaGTTTAATAGCAATTCATTACAAGTAAACTTACTTGATAAACAACACCAAAAGAACCAGTTCCGACAACATGTTCTGCAATATAACTTACTGTCTGTCAAGTAAAATACAGGAAAATGTAAGGTACTCACCAATTAAGATCACAACAccatataaaattttcacattctACAATTAGAATTACTTTCAACCTGCTTAACTTGACCATTTCGACCACCAATAGTGGTTCGTATTACATGTCCCGTTTCAGCACCAACACCATCAATTACATCTGGTTCACTATCCTGCAACAGATTAAACACTAAGGAACAGAAACTGgtacaacaaaaaataaaggtctcaaaatttttccatagcTTGAAGAGAGGAGCCAATCATTCTCCAATCAGGCAAAGTGTCTTTACAAACAGCAAACCATTTCAGTACCACTTCACCAACATGTAACCCATTACAGTAGATACTTATATGGGATAGAAGTGAACTATTGGATAATTGAAATGATTGAAACGGAACAGAAAGAACTTTTGACATCAAAGATAAACAACTCTAATTTATAGCCACTTACTCTGTCCTCATCATGGTCCACCTTGTCCCTCAGTCTCATCTCAAGCATCTCTCTCCCCAGCCAGTCAACCGAACTAGATGAACCTTTAAAGCCATTAACAGACCTGGAACTGCCCACTCCACCATTCCCTAGGCTGGCAGATGCCATAAATGCGCTTGGTGTATATTACGGACGCTAGTATGTGCTACCCTCGTGATACTTTTCTGTTCTGCCTCCCATACCATCCAAGCAAGTACCttcctaaaataattaattgcaTTACTTTAAACCGAGAAACATATACTGAGCACAAAACACGGTAGATATCATGTTGATTTTAGACGGCATTAAATATCTAAACTGAATGTTGTCCTCAATCACTTCATCTAATTTAAAAATTCCAACCAATATTATAGACTTTTTAATCCTTATAAGTGAACAATACGGTAGAATCTTGTTAGCCAAAAGTAAGAAATAAATAAGCGATTTATACTATTGTGAACAGATAGTTAAATGACAGGAAAAGATTCCCCCACATATCACCATCaaacatcaaaatgaaaaacaaaagaaatatttaCAACCATCTTATAGGGAGCCAACAGTCACATAATCACATAAAGATACTAGCTTTTAGGTGGAAGAAGAATTGCCAATCATAGAGCTATGTCAGAAAACGTTATTATAGATTTGTAACagaatgaataataaaaaacacaGTAGCATTATCGTGATCTTTCTTCTCTCTGCACCAAACATATATATGACCATCACTACAAAGGTATGCATCAACAATTTGGCAGCCAAACTCAAACAACAAAAAGGAGGAAAACAGAAGTGCACAAAACTAAGTCAGAAATGCATAATAagggaaataaaatataaaaaaaccaCCAACACAAGACAATCGCAACAATTAAAGTCTCAATTAATTCGGCAACATAGAAACCCATGGTTGAAAGCCTTATGAACACACATCCTACAATTTTTCAACTTTAAATTGCGGCCCCTCCTAAACCAACTAACCCAACTTGAGTAAAGCATAAAATTGGCAAAAATTAAGCTCTACCAACGAGCTTCGGCTCAAATGATATTTCTTGTTTCCACAAGAAGAGGTGCAAGGTAAGACCGCGTGCTCAAAACCAGCGTGTAATTTATcaatcaaaaacaaatacataaataaataaaaccataaGCTGCACCATCTCAAGTATGAATTACCTTTGTGGAAGCTAGAATAGAAGTAATTAAAACAAGCAAATCAATGGCATTAAAGTTTAATACTCCATTCATCACAATTACTTAAAACAAGGGCCACTGTAATTGTACAAAACCACAatctttttttccttgttcttaCAATTTCCACTACCAAATTACCAAATTGAGACCCAAAACAAAATGAGATACGAAAATTTACATTTCAAATTCCTATCAGATTCATCGCACAATTTATCCaccaattaaaaacaaaaattcacaaaacccaataaaccaAAACCGCATAGATCTACACcaaaattaccctttttttttcttgtaatatTCAAATCCAATTTACTCAACACcgaatttttcccaaaaataaacaaaaaaagcacaatttttttttttcaaaaatcgAATCAGATCGATGAGAAATGAGAATTCAGTGAcgcagaaagagagagaaactcaCCAGCGAGTGTTTCGGAGCGAATTCGAATCGGAGCTCGAGCATTTTACTTTAGCTTTTCGATtttcgcaaaaaaattttttttttttctctcttaaccAAAACTTTTTCGCTTTcactaattaaatataaataaattaaaaaaaataaaaataaaaattttgatcgGAGAGCGTGAAGTGAGTGAACTGTGTGTTTGATCTGAttgattgattttcttttttggtttttcactttcttttctttttttttggctttgtgtgtttgagagagagagagagagagtggaggGGATTCAAAGAATAGTGttgtgagagaaaagaaaagaggtggttttggtgttttcaaaaaaacaaatgtctctctctctctctctctgacagttttttatttttggtttctctGACAATTATCAGTATCACTCTACATTTATCTCTTAAAATGGAGTGGTTTGGATTTTGGGAATTGGATACCATACATACTCCACTACAAACGTTGTTTGTATTGTAACTTTGTATACACCACaaatatgacctttttttttttctcaaaaaggCTTAAGTGGCATGCTACGAGTGGTGCATAATTTAACAACAAAGAGATATAAATTAATCcatctttccaaaaaaaaaaattataatattttttataattaatgattttGGATAAAGTAATTTCAACAGTAAACCTA is a genomic window of Quercus lobata isolate SW786 chromosome 2, ValleyOak3.0 Primary Assembly, whole genome shotgun sequence containing:
- the LOC115977572 gene encoding shaggy-related protein kinase kappa isoform X1, with amino-acid sequence MASASLGNGGVGSSRSVNGFKGSSSSVDWLGREMLEMRLRDKVDHDEDRDSEPDVIDGVGAETGHVIRTTIGGRNGQVKQTVSYIAEHVVGTGSFGVVYQAKCRETGEIVAIKKVLQDKRYKNRELQIMQMLDHPNIVALKHCFFSTTDKEELYLNLVLEFVPETVNRIARTYSRNNQRMPLIYVKLYTYQICRALAYIHNCINICHRDIKPQNLLVNPHTHQLKLCDFGSAKKLVKGEPNVSYICSRYYRAPELIFGATEYTTAIDIWSTGCVMAELLLGQPLFPGESGVDQLVEIIKVLGTPTREEIKCMNPNYTEFKFPQIKPHPWHKVFQKRLPPEAVDLVCRFFQYSPNLRCTALEACVHPFFDELRDPNTRLPNGRPLPPLFNFKAPELSGIPPDIIHKLIPEHARKQNLFMALHS
- the LOC115977572 gene encoding shaggy-related protein kinase kappa isoform X2: MASASLGNGGVGSSRSVNGFKGSSSSVDWLGREMLEMRLRDKVDHDEDRDSEPDVIDGVGAETGHVIRTTIGGRNGQTVSYIAEHVVGTGSFGVVYQAKCRETGEIVAIKKVLQDKRYKNRELQIMQMLDHPNIVALKHCFFSTTDKEELYLNLVLEFVPETVNRIARTYSRNNQRMPLIYVKLYTYQICRALAYIHNCINICHRDIKPQNLLVNPHTHQLKLCDFGSAKKLVKGEPNVSYICSRYYRAPELIFGATEYTTAIDIWSTGCVMAELLLGQPLFPGESGVDQLVEIIKVLGTPTREEIKCMNPNYTEFKFPQIKPHPWHKVFQKRLPPEAVDLVCRFFQYSPNLRCTALEACVHPFFDELRDPNTRLPNGRPLPPLFNFKAPELSGIPPDIIHKLIPEHARKQNLFMALHS